TGATGCGGGCCATTTCTGCTCCGGCATACTGGTCCCGGATCAGGGCCGTGGGCACGATTCGCATGCCTGCACCCAGCAATCCCTGCAGTGCCCGCAGCGCCAGCAGCAAGGTGAAATCCTGCGTGAACAGGATGCCAATGGTGGCCAGCAGATAAAGTCCCAGAGCCCCCATCAGGATGGGTTTTCTGCCGTACTGGTCGCTGAGGGGTCCGTGAATCAGCTGTCCTGCCGCAAATCCGAAGAAGTACACGCCCACAATCAGCTGGGCACGGGTTTCACTCACTCCGAAATCCTGGCTCATGATGCTGAGCGCAGGAAGCATGATGTCGATGGTGAAGGCACTGATGGCCTGCAGGAGGCCCACCATCAGGATGATTTCCAGGGTGGAGTTCCGGGGTCTGGGGTTCTGGAGTTGGGTGGGAACAGTCACGGCCCAATCTAACACTTTAAAAAACATATTGAATAGGCAAATCTTGCACAAAACCACAGGCGTTTTGACCAGAGTTCCTGAAAACGCTCGTCCTGGGATAGAATCTTGCTTTCTGTCTCTGCCTGCCCTTTTGCAACACCACTGCCAGAAATTTAACTGTGAACTGTTGACTGTGAACTGTCTGCTGTGAATCAGCTCTCGATTTCGACCACCAGAACGGGAGCATGGGCACTGAGCTCTTCCTGGTACTCGTACAGGTCATGAAAAAGCAGGTCTGTTCCTGCCAGATGCATGGACTGCCCCACCTGGTAGACGGCTTTCTCGAAGACCACTTCCTTGAGCAGCATGGTGAAGACCTCGAGCACATCGTCCGCCTGTCCATCCTGGGCCAGCAGGGCAAAATTGGGCGAACGGAAGCGCTCAAAGCCCCTGGTGGCGTACCAGACCAGACCATCTGGCCGTTTGACCTTGTTGAGGCTGGTCCAGAAGGCGGTTGGGATGTCTTTTTTCAACTGGTGACGGTCTGTGCTGAGGGCCACTTCCTTGACCACCCGTGCAGGATGGGCCACGCAGGCGACCTCATCCACCACTCCGAGGAGTCCAAGAGGGGCAAAAGCTGCAGCCACCTGATAGAGGGCAAGCATCTGCTGCAGAGGGCTGTCATTCTCTCCGGTGTAGGTGCAGTGCATGTGGGCCCGGTGGTTCTGCAACTGGTCCTTGATGCTCTTGGCGTAGTCGCTGGCATGAATGGTGCGGTTTTGCAGGTCACGGGGCAAGATGGTGTCGATGCCCGTGACCTGCACTTCATGACCAATCATCTGGAAGTTTCCAGCTTCCTGACCATCCATGCGCTGGAAGTGGATGTTGGGGTCCTGCAAGAGTTGCCTGAGGCTGATCACTGCCCGGTTGAGGTCCGGGAGGATCGGAAAAAGCATGGTGATGCTGTTTCCATCTGAGACGGCGTCCTGTGTGACACTGGATTCGTCTTCAGCAAGATTTAAAAACCTCCTCAGGAAACTCATTTGCTTCATCATAGCGGGTTTGGAGCACAGTTTTCTTACGGTTCAGGGAACATCCTGATCGGGATTTTCCCCCTTGAGGGGTTGGGGTCTGAAAAAACAGGTCAGGAGCAGCAAAGGGCAGGTGAACCCATCCAGAACCTGACGTATAGACAAATTTGTATCCGGTCAATTGATGGGGCGATCTTTATGCTGTACGTTCAGCGAAGATTATTGTACCCTGCAGTGAGGAGGAGCCTTCATGACCCGCATCAACCAGAAAGCGGCAGCTGCAGAGAAAAGCAGGCAGCTGATCCTGGAAGCAGCAGAAAGGCTGTTTGCCGAAAAAGGATTTGAAAAAACCAGCCTGCAGGAGATCTGTGATCAGGCAGGTGTGGCCCGGGGCACCCCGGGATATTTCTTTGGATCAAAAGAAGGCCTGTATCAGGCCGTGCTGGACAGGGCTTTTGCAGAACCCCTGCAACTGGTCCTCACCCTGCGCAGTCTGGTGCAGCAACCCGATCACGAACCCAGGCAACTTCTGCGCTTCGCCATTGAACAGTTTTTCGACTTCCAGCTGAAACATCCCCGCTTTGTGCGGCTCACCGAATGGGAGACCCTGAACGGAGGACAGTTCCTCGGGCACCTGCCCCGCCAGCTTGAAGTCTTCAGAGAAGCCCTTGCCCTGATGCAGCAGGAACTCGACTGGCAGGGGGAACCCGAGCAATTCATGATCGACCTCACAGCCCTGTGCTGGTTTCCGGTGGCCCACGCCGAAACCTTCCTGAAGCCCCTGGGTGTCCACATGGACGATCCGCAGATCCGCGAGAAACGCAAGCAACACGTGGTGGATCTTCTGTTGCAAAAATACCTTCCTGAAAGGAGAGAAGCATGATACGGGTTCTGGTCACAGGTGGAACGGGCGTCCTCGGACGCAGGGTGGTGGACGAGCTCAGACAGAAAGGTGCCCTTCCCAGGGTCCTCAGTCGCAAAATGCAAAATGCAGGCCAGGGAATGGAGATTGCTCAGGGAGATCTGGTCGCCAATACAGGTCTGCAGGAGGCCCTCAAAGATGTGGATGTGGTCATCCACTGCGCCCACAACCCCCAGAACGCCAGAGAAAACACCCTGGCCACCCGGAACCTGATGGAGGCTGTACGGGCTTCAGGGGTGAAACATGTCGTCCTGATCAGCATCATCGGGGTGGACCGCATGACGTTC
This DNA window, taken from Deinococcus cellulosilyticus NBRC 106333 = KACC 11606, encodes the following:
- a CDS encoding TetR/AcrR family transcriptional regulator; protein product: MTRINQKAAAAEKSRQLILEAAERLFAEKGFEKTSLQEICDQAGVARGTPGYFFGSKEGLYQAVLDRAFAEPLQLVLTLRSLVQQPDHEPRQLLRFAIEQFFDFQLKHPRFVRLTEWETLNGGQFLGHLPRQLEVFREALALMQQELDWQGEPEQFMIDLTALCWFPVAHAETFLKPLGVHMDDPQIREKRKQHVVDLLLQKYLPERREA